A genome region from Methylorubrum populi includes the following:
- a CDS encoding MdtA/MuxA family multidrug efflux RND transporter periplasmic adaptor subunit, translated as MNESSPIRRETAREYRPAAPLPTAAPVRRRSRFGRWMLALLILGGAGAVAHRTYEARQKPAAETAQAPGHGGHGRGGRPADMKQAVGVAPVVAGDMPVVLQGLGTVTPLATVSIRSQISGYLTKIGFREGQMVKEGDFLAQIDPRPYEALLAQYQGQLARDQALLQNSKLDLQRYQTLNRQDSISRQNVDTQAALVKQNEGTVAADQALVDQQKLNLTYARIVSPVEGRVGLRQVDLGNYITAGSTNIVVVTQLRPISVVFVLPEDEVARVMRRVREGAKLTVRAFDRSDQHAIATGRLDTVDNQIDTTTGTVKLRAMFDNDDEGLFPNQFVNARLTVETIHDAPLVPNAAILRGSPGTYVYRMDGDEKVVVRPIKTGETDGVNTVVLSGLNPGDRVVTDGTDRLRDGAPVRVVGHTPGPQAAGPAAGAPGATLTSTPAAGAPAETGSTQGGQERRGRRRQAP; from the coding sequence ATGAACGAGAGTTCGCCGATACGCAGGGAGACGGCCCGGGAGTACCGGCCGGCGGCGCCCCTGCCGACCGCGGCGCCGGTTCGTCGGCGCAGCCGGTTCGGCCGCTGGATGCTCGCGCTGCTGATCCTGGGCGGGGCCGGTGCGGTCGCCCACCGGACTTACGAGGCCCGTCAGAAGCCCGCCGCGGAGACGGCGCAGGCGCCCGGCCATGGCGGTCACGGCCGCGGCGGGCGGCCGGCCGACATGAAGCAGGCGGTCGGCGTCGCCCCGGTCGTCGCCGGCGACATGCCCGTCGTACTCCAGGGCCTCGGCACGGTGACGCCGCTCGCCACCGTCTCGATCCGCTCGCAGATCAGCGGCTACCTCACCAAGATCGGCTTTCGCGAGGGCCAGATGGTGAAGGAGGGCGACTTCCTCGCCCAGATCGATCCGCGCCCCTACGAGGCCCTGCTCGCCCAGTACCAGGGCCAGCTCGCCCGCGATCAGGCGCTGCTGCAGAACTCGAAGCTCGACCTCCAGCGCTACCAGACCCTGAACCGCCAGGATTCGATCTCGCGCCAGAACGTCGACACCCAGGCCGCCCTGGTGAAGCAGAACGAGGGCACGGTCGCCGCCGATCAGGCGCTGGTCGATCAGCAGAAGCTGAACCTGACCTATGCCCGGATCGTCTCGCCGGTCGAGGGCCGGGTCGGCCTGCGGCAGGTCGATCTCGGCAACTACATCACCGCCGGTTCGACCAACATCGTCGTCGTCACGCAGTTGCGCCCGATCTCGGTGGTGTTCGTGCTGCCGGAGGACGAGGTGGCGCGGGTGATGCGCCGGGTGCGCGAGGGCGCCAAGCTGACCGTGCGTGCCTTCGACCGCAGCGACCAGCACGCGATCGCCACCGGCCGTCTCGATACGGTGGACAACCAGATCGACACCACGACCGGCACGGTGAAGCTGCGGGCGATGTTCGACAACGACGACGAGGGCCTGTTCCCGAATCAGTTCGTCAATGCGCGCCTCACCGTCGAGACGATCCACGACGCGCCGCTGGTGCCGAACGCCGCGATTCTGCGCGGCTCGCCGGGGACTTACGTCTATCGGATGGACGGCGACGAGAAGGTCGTCGTGCGCCCGATCAAGACCGGCGAGACGGACGGCGTGAACACCGTGGTGCTCTCCGGCCTCAACCCGGGCGACCGCGTCGTCACCGACGGTACCGACCGCCTGCGCGACGGCGCGCCGGTGCGGGTCGTCGGCCACACGCCCGGCCCCCAGGCCGCCGGGCCGGCGGCGGGCGCGCCCGGTGCGACGCTGACTTCGACCCCGGCGGCCGGTGCGCCGGCCGAGACGGGCTCGACGCAGGGCGGCCAGGAGCGCCGGGGCCGCCGGCGGCAGGCACCTTAA
- a CDS encoding DUF4112 domain-containing protein — protein sequence MAYREPDGAAQLRRFADTGTEASLRRLERLAHLMDSAFLLPGLNRRVGLDAAIGLVPVLGDIAGMVIASYIVYEARRLGAPRWLVWRMMANVAFDGAVGSVPLAGDLFDAAFKANRRNVRLLRRHLERKGALRPSEIEGTAVRLD from the coding sequence ATGGCCTACCGCGAGCCCGACGGCGCGGCGCAGTTGCGCCGCTTCGCCGATACCGGCACGGAGGCCAGCCTCCGGCGCCTGGAGCGGCTCGCCCACCTGATGGACTCGGCCTTCCTCCTGCCGGGCCTCAACCGCCGCGTCGGCCTCGACGCGGCGATCGGCCTCGTCCCCGTGCTCGGCGACATCGCGGGCATGGTGATCGCGTCCTACATCGTCTACGAGGCGAGACGGCTCGGCGCGCCGCGCTGGCTGGTCTGGCGCATGATGGCCAACGTCGCCTTCGACGGCGCGGTGGGCTCGGTGCCGCTGGCCGGCGACCTGTTCGACGCGGCCTTCAAGGCGAACCGTCGCAACGTGCGCCTGCTGCGCCGCCATCTCGAGCGCAAGGGTGCCTTGCGGCCGAGCGAGATCGAGGGCACCGCGGTCCGGCTCGACTGA
- a CDS encoding ABC transporter permease yields MNEHLRPEPDAVPVTAPGNAPQMQVLPTATRRGLSPLNRRRLANFWANRRGSWSAVTFCALFVLSLFAGFIANDRPIVMQYKGEWLFPVLVDYPDEKFGGFLARTDYRAPETRKEIESNGWVLWPPIPYSYDTFMSDLPTPSPSPPTWMLSEAECRPVAERAGLTAEGREPGCRDIEWHWLGTDNASRDVLARVIYGFRISVLFGLVLAALSSVIGVIAGAVQGYFGGWTDLIFQRIIEIWGAIPTLYLIIIMSAFLVPSFFTLLGILTLFAWTALVGVVRAEFLRARNFEYVRAARALGLSNIRIMTRHLLPNAMVATLTFLPFILNGSITTLTSLDYLGFGLPPGSPSLGELLAQGKDNINAPWLGLTGFFVVALMLSLLVFAGEAVRDAFDPRKTFG; encoded by the coding sequence ATGAACGAGCACCTGCGACCCGAACCCGACGCGGTGCCGGTCACCGCGCCGGGCAACGCGCCGCAGATGCAGGTTCTCCCGACCGCGACCCGCCGCGGCCTCTCGCCGCTCAACCGGCGGCGCCTCGCGAACTTTTGGGCCAACCGGCGCGGCTCGTGGTCGGCGGTGACCTTCTGCGCGCTGTTCGTGCTGAGCCTGTTCGCGGGGTTCATCGCCAACGATCGTCCGATCGTCATGCAGTACAAGGGCGAGTGGCTGTTTCCCGTCCTCGTCGATTACCCGGACGAGAAGTTCGGCGGCTTCCTGGCCCGGACCGATTACCGGGCGCCCGAGACCCGCAAGGAGATCGAGTCGAACGGCTGGGTTCTGTGGCCGCCGATCCCCTATTCCTACGACACCTTCATGAGCGACCTGCCGACGCCGTCGCCCTCGCCGCCGACCTGGATGCTGAGCGAGGCCGAGTGCCGCCCGGTCGCCGAGCGGGCGGGCCTCACGGCAGAGGGGCGCGAACCCGGCTGCCGGGACATCGAATGGCACTGGCTCGGCACCGACAACGCCTCGCGGGACGTGCTGGCCCGGGTGATCTACGGCTTCCGCATCTCCGTGCTGTTCGGCCTCGTTCTGGCCGCGCTCTCCTCGGTGATCGGCGTGATCGCCGGCGCGGTGCAGGGCTATTTCGGCGGCTGGACCGACCTGATCTTCCAGCGGATCATCGAGATCTGGGGCGCGATCCCGACGCTCTACCTCATCATCATCATGTCGGCCTTCCTCGTGCCGAGCTTCTTCACCCTGCTCGGCATCCTGACCCTGTTCGCCTGGACGGCGCTGGTCGGCGTGGTGCGCGCGGAATTCCTGCGGGCACGCAATTTCGAGTACGTGCGCGCGGCCCGCGCGCTGGGCCTGTCGAACATCCGCATCATGACCCGCCACCTGCTGCCCAACGCCATGGTGGCGACGCTGACCTTCCTGCCGTTCATCCTCAACGGCTCGATCACCACGCTGACCTCGCTCGACTATCTCGGCTTCGGCCTGCCGCCGGGCTCGCCCTCGCTCGGCGAACTGCTGGCGCAGGGCAAGGACAACATCAACGCGCCCTGGCTCGGCCTGACCGGCTTCTTCGTGGTGGCCCTGATGCTGAGCCTGCTCGTCTTCGCCGGCGAGGCGGTGCGCGACGCCTTCGACCCGCGGAAAACCTTCGGCTGA
- a CDS encoding GGDEF domain-containing protein produces the protein MHLDLTTLFMMTVAVTFTVGVLFLLSWSQTRRERSLAIWGVAHLVGSVASSMLALRDQIPDSLSIGLANALMIGVYGMIWSGVRAFERRPPRLGLAVAGGLVWLAACLVPPFFESLATRVILASTLAGLYCAFGARTIWRGRDEPLVSRYPALVLLATYAGLYWIRIPLALAAPLPASVSMASPWFAILCFAGTLFSVAIAFVFMALTKERAEREQRQAAETDPLTGIANRRALVARAEEHLAAAPAALLLFDLDHFKAINDRYGHSVGDAVLAAFCHIAAPLLPNGAVFGRMGGEEFACLLPRCDERAAADVAEGIRTAVAGFAHPDHPDLALRVSIGAAAESQIGGSLDYLLRQADEALYRAKHAGRDRVVIGGTADSQHALDNDAPSKRTSPRLPREGATVSPLRIDPSA, from the coding sequence ATGCACCTCGATCTCACGACCCTCTTCATGATGACGGTCGCCGTCACCTTCACGGTGGGGGTGCTGTTCCTGCTGTCGTGGAGCCAGACCCGACGGGAGCGATCCCTGGCGATCTGGGGTGTCGCCCACCTCGTCGGCAGTGTCGCCTCGTCGATGCTGGCCCTGCGCGATCAGATCCCGGACAGCCTCTCCATCGGGCTGGCCAACGCGCTGATGATCGGTGTCTACGGGATGATCTGGAGCGGTGTGCGCGCCTTCGAGCGCCGCCCGCCACGGCTCGGCCTGGCGGTGGCCGGCGGCCTGGTCTGGCTCGCCGCCTGTCTCGTGCCTCCCTTTTTCGAATCGCTGGCAACGCGCGTCATCCTCGCCTCGACGCTGGCCGGCCTCTACTGCGCCTTCGGTGCGCGCACGATCTGGCGGGGGCGGGACGAACCGCTGGTCTCACGCTATCCGGCCCTCGTCCTGCTCGCGACCTATGCCGGCCTGTACTGGATCCGCATCCCGCTGGCGCTCGCGGCGCCGCTGCCGGCCTCCGTCTCGATGGCCTCGCCCTGGTTCGCCATCCTGTGCTTTGCCGGCACGCTGTTCTCGGTCGCGATCGCCTTCGTGTTCATGGCGCTGACCAAGGAGCGGGCCGAGCGGGAGCAGCGTCAGGCCGCCGAGACCGACCCGCTCACCGGCATCGCCAACCGCCGGGCGCTCGTCGCCCGCGCCGAGGAGCACCTCGCCGCCGCTCCGGCCGCCCTGCTCCTGTTCGACCTCGACCACTTCAAGGCGATCAATGACCGCTACGGTCACAGCGTCGGCGACGCGGTTCTCGCCGCCTTCTGCCATATCGCGGCGCCCCTGCTGCCGAACGGCGCGGTCTTCGGCCGGATGGGCGGCGAGGAGTTCGCCTGCCTGCTGCCGCGGTGCGACGAGCGGGCGGCGGCCGACGTGGCGGAAGGGATCCGGACGGCCGTGGCCGGGTTCGCGCATCCGGACCACCCGGACCTGGCGCTGCGCGTCAGCATCGGCGCGGCGGCCGAGAGCCAGATCGGCGGCAGCCTGGACTACCTCCTGCGGCAGGCCGACGAGGCGCTCTACCGGGCCAAGCATGCCGGGCGCGACCGGGTGGTGATCGGCGGGACCGCCGACTCGCAGCACGCGCTCGACAACGACGCGCCGTCGAAGCGGACGAGCCCGCGCCTTCCGCGGGAAGGCGCCACCGTGAGCCCCCTCCGCATCGATCCGTCGGCCTGA
- a CDS encoding aminotransferase — translation MSCRTNPVFAELPETVFETMSRLARQHGAINLGQGFPDGQGPDDVRAAAARALETVSNQYPPMMGLPSLRAAVAAHYRHHQGLDLDPEREVMVTSGATEALAGALMALVRPGDEVVLFEPMYDAYLPLVRRAGGMPRFVTLKPPHFRIEEAALADAFSERTRVVLLNNPLNPSATVSTEDDLALLGAFCRRTDAVAVCDEVWEHVVFDRRRHVPLMALPGMRERTVKIGSAGKIFSLTGWKVGFVMAPEPLMRVLSRAHQFLTFTTPPNLQEAVAYGLAKDDTYFEAMRAGLGRSRDRLAAGLTDLGFTVLPSAGTYFLTVDIAAFGTDDAAFCERIVTGHGVAAIPVSAFYERGRVRNLVRFCFAKTDATLDAAVARLAGFFRPS, via the coding sequence ATGAGCTGCCGCACCAACCCCGTCTTCGCCGAACTGCCGGAAACCGTGTTCGAGACGATGTCGCGCCTCGCGCGGCAGCACGGGGCGATCAATCTCGGCCAGGGCTTCCCCGACGGGCAGGGGCCGGACGACGTGCGGGCCGCCGCGGCGCGGGCGTTGGAGACCGTCAGCAACCAGTATCCGCCGATGATGGGCCTGCCCTCGCTCCGCGCGGCCGTCGCCGCCCATTACCGGCATCATCAGGGTCTCGACCTCGATCCCGAGCGGGAGGTGATGGTGACGTCCGGCGCGACCGAGGCCTTGGCCGGTGCGCTGATGGCCCTGGTGCGGCCCGGCGACGAGGTCGTGCTGTTCGAGCCGATGTACGACGCCTACCTGCCGCTGGTGCGGCGCGCGGGCGGCATGCCGCGCTTCGTGACGCTGAAGCCGCCGCATTTCCGCATCGAGGAGGCGGCCCTGGCCGACGCATTCTCCGAGCGCACCCGCGTCGTGCTCCTCAACAACCCGCTCAACCCGAGCGCGACCGTCTCCACCGAGGACGATCTCGCCCTGCTCGGGGCATTCTGCCGCCGCACCGACGCGGTGGCGGTCTGCGACGAGGTGTGGGAGCACGTGGTCTTCGATCGACGGCGCCACGTCCCGCTGATGGCCCTGCCCGGCATGCGGGAGCGCACGGTGAAGATCGGCTCGGCCGGCAAGATCTTCAGCCTCACCGGCTGGAAGGTCGGCTTCGTGATGGCCCCCGAGCCGCTGATGCGCGTGCTGTCGCGGGCGCACCAGTTCCTCACCTTCACCACGCCGCCGAATCTTCAGGAGGCGGTGGCCTACGGCCTTGCCAAGGACGACACGTATTTCGAGGCGATGCGCGCCGGGCTCGGCCGCTCCCGCGACCGGCTCGCGGCCGGGCTGACCGATCTCGGCTTCACCGTGCTGCCGAGTGCGGGCACCTACTTCCTCACCGTCGACATCGCCGCGTTCGGCACCGACGACGCCGCCTTCTGCGAGCGGATCGTGACCGGGCACGGCGTGGCCGCCATCCCCGTCAGCGCCTTCTACGAACGGGGACGGGTGCGCAACCTCGTGCGCTTCTGCTTCGCCAAGACCGACGCCACCCTCGACGCGGCGGTCGCGAGGCTGGCGGGATTCTTTCGCCCGTCGTGA
- a CDS encoding multidrug efflux RND transporter permease subunit, protein MNPSRLFILRPVATTLTMLAILIVGAVSYLNLPVSALPAVDYPTIQVQTFYPGASPEVMTSAVTAPLERQFGQMANLNQMSSQSSAGASVITLQFNLDIPLDIAEQSVQAAINAAGNLLPTDLPAPPIYAKVNPADAPVLTLALTSATMPLTQVRDLAETRLAQKISQIAGVGLVSMGGGQRPAVRVRFNSLAMAAYGLNIDDLRTTIANLNVNTPKGNIDGPTQSYAINANDQIRDPAIYASAIIAYRNGAPVHLTDVAQVVDGAENTRLGAWADRTPAVILNIQRQPGANVIDTVDRIKRLLPQLEATMPASVSVATLTDRTTTIRASVHDVQFELMLAIALVVMVIFLFLRSVSATLIPSLSVPLSLIGSLAVMDAWGFSLDNLSLMALTIATGFVVDDAIVVIENIARHVEEGDSPFEAALKGSREIGFTIISLTVSLIAVLIPLLFMGDVVGRLFREFAITLAATIVISAVVSLTLVPMLCARLLKPVVHGADTPAARHEGPVARFGRRLNDGVIALYGRALRVVLAHQGPTLLATLGTVALTAYLFVAIPKGFFPVQDTGVIQGISQADQSVSYEAMAERQQALADIVLKDPDVASLSSFIGVDGQNVTLNSGRFLINLKPREARGSDAGAIIRRLSDATGTVPGVRLYMQPVQDLTIDTAVSATQYQVILENPNLSEFETWVPRYVEALRRSPLLADVTSDYQGNGLAAYVTIDRATAGRYGITPATIDNVLYDAFGQRIVSTIFTQSNQYRVILEANPALHTSLASLDNLYLPSSTVASGQVPLSAVAKVEERRAPLLIGHLGQFPATTVSFNLAPGAALGQAVDALEVARKDIGLPASFNVVPQGSVFAFESALSNELFLVCAAVLTVYIVLGVLYESFIHPITILSTLPSAGIGALLGLMWFGLSLDIIAIIGIVLLIGIVKKNAIMMIDFALQAEREEGRAPRDAIYEACLLRFRPILMTTLAALFAAVPMIVGSGVGSELRQPLGIVIAGGLIVSQMLTLFTTPVIYLAFDRLERRLTRRREHDGLAPGGSVP, encoded by the coding sequence GTGAACCCGTCCCGCCTCTTCATCCTGCGGCCCGTCGCGACGACGCTGACGATGCTGGCGATCCTGATCGTCGGTGCGGTGTCGTACCTGAACCTGCCGGTCTCGGCCCTGCCCGCCGTCGATTACCCGACGATCCAGGTCCAGACCTTCTATCCCGGCGCCAGCCCGGAGGTGATGACCTCGGCCGTCACCGCGCCGCTGGAGCGGCAGTTCGGCCAGATGGCCAACCTCAACCAGATGTCCTCGCAGAGTTCGGCGGGGGCCTCCGTCATCACGCTCCAGTTCAACCTCGACATCCCCCTCGACATCGCCGAGCAGTCGGTCCAGGCGGCGATCAACGCGGCGGGCAACCTCCTGCCGACCGACCTGCCGGCGCCGCCGATCTACGCCAAGGTCAACCCGGCCGACGCGCCGGTGCTGACGCTCGCGCTCACCTCGGCGACGATGCCGCTGACCCAGGTCCGGGATCTGGCTGAAACGCGGCTCGCCCAGAAGATCAGCCAGATCGCCGGCGTCGGCCTCGTCAGCATGGGCGGCGGGCAGCGGCCGGCGGTGCGGGTGCGGTTCAACTCCCTGGCGATGGCCGCCTACGGCCTGAACATCGACGACCTGCGCACGACGATCGCCAACCTCAACGTCAACACGCCCAAGGGCAACATCGACGGGCCGACCCAGTCCTACGCCATCAACGCCAACGATCAGATCCGCGACCCGGCGATCTACGCGAGCGCGATCATCGCCTACCGCAACGGCGCGCCGGTCCACCTCACCGACGTGGCGCAGGTCGTGGACGGGGCCGAGAACACCCGGCTCGGCGCCTGGGCCGACCGCACCCCCGCGGTGATCCTCAACATCCAGCGCCAGCCCGGCGCCAACGTCATCGACACGGTCGACCGCATCAAGCGGCTGCTGCCGCAGCTCGAAGCCACCATGCCGGCTTCGGTCTCGGTCGCGACGCTGACCGACCGCACGACGACGATCCGTGCCTCGGTGCACGACGTGCAGTTCGAGCTGATGCTCGCCATCGCGCTCGTCGTGATGGTGATCTTCCTGTTCCTGCGCAGCGTCTCCGCGACGCTGATCCCGAGCCTGTCGGTGCCGCTCTCGCTGATCGGCTCGCTGGCCGTCATGGACGCCTGGGGCTTCTCGCTCGACAACCTCTCGCTGATGGCGCTCACCATCGCCACCGGCTTCGTCGTGGACGACGCCATCGTCGTCATCGAGAACATCGCCCGCCACGTGGAGGAGGGCGACAGCCCGTTCGAGGCGGCGCTGAAGGGAAGCCGCGAGATCGGCTTCACCATCATCTCGCTCACCGTCTCGCTGATCGCGGTGCTGATCCCGCTCCTGTTCATGGGCGACGTGGTCGGGCGCCTGTTCCGCGAGTTCGCGATCACGCTGGCGGCCACCATCGTCATCTCGGCGGTGGTCTCGCTGACCCTCGTGCCGATGCTGTGCGCGCGGCTCCTCAAGCCCGTCGTCCACGGCGCCGACACGCCCGCCGCCCGACACGAGGGCCCCGTCGCCCGCTTCGGCCGCCGTCTCAACGACGGCGTGATCGCCCTCTACGGCCGGGCTCTGCGCGTCGTGCTGGCGCATCAGGGCCCGACCCTGCTCGCCACCCTCGGCACCGTCGCGCTCACCGCCTACCTGTTCGTGGCGATTCCCAAGGGCTTCTTCCCCGTGCAGGACACGGGGGTGATCCAGGGCATCTCACAGGCCGATCAGAGCGTGTCCTACGAGGCCATGGCGGAGCGCCAGCAGGCGCTGGCCGACATCGTCCTGAAGGATCCGGACGTGGCGAGCCTGTCCTCCTTCATCGGCGTGGACGGGCAGAACGTCACCCTCAATTCCGGCCGCTTCCTCATCAACCTGAAGCCCCGCGAGGCGCGGGGTTCGGATGCGGGCGCGATCATCCGCCGCCTCAGCGACGCCACCGGCACCGTGCCGGGCGTGCGCCTCTACATGCAGCCGGTGCAGGATCTGACGATCGATACCGCGGTCTCGGCGACGCAGTACCAAGTCATCCTCGAGAACCCGAACCTGTCGGAGTTCGAGACCTGGGTGCCGCGTTACGTCGAGGCCCTGCGCCGCTCCCCCCTGCTCGCCGACGTGACCAGCGACTATCAGGGCAACGGTCTGGCGGCCTACGTCACCATCGACCGGGCCACGGCGGGCCGCTACGGCATCACCCCGGCCACCATCGACAACGTGCTCTACGACGCCTTCGGCCAGCGCATCGTCTCGACCATCTTCACCCAGTCGAACCAGTACCGGGTGATCCTGGAGGCGAACCCGGCGCTGCACACCTCGCTCGCCTCCCTCGACAACCTCTACCTGCCGTCCTCGACCGTGGCGTCGGGGCAGGTGCCGCTCTCGGCGGTGGCGAAGGTGGAGGAGCGGCGCGCCCCGCTGCTGATCGGCCATCTCGGCCAGTTCCCGGCCACCACCGTCTCGTTCAACCTCGCCCCGGGCGCCGCCCTCGGTCAGGCGGTCGACGCGCTCGAAGTCGCGCGAAAGGATATCGGCCTGCCGGCGAGCTTCAACGTGGTCCCGCAGGGCTCGGTCTTCGCCTTCGAATCGGCGCTCTCCAACGAGCTGTTCCTCGTCTGCGCCGCGGTTCTCACCGTCTACATCGTGCTCGGCGTGCTCTACGAGAGCTTCATCCATCCGATCACCATCCTCTCGACCCTGCCGTCGGCCGGCATCGGCGCGCTGCTCGGGCTGATGTGGTTCGGGCTCTCCCTCGACATCATCGCGATCATCGGCATCGTGCTGCTGATCGGCATCGTGAAGAAGAACGCGATCATGATGATCGACTTCGCGCTCCAGGCCGAGCGCGAGGAGGGCCGGGCCCCGCGCGACGCGATCTACGAGGCCTGCCTGCTGCGCTTCCGCCCGATCCTGATGACGACGCTGGCCGCCCTGTTCGCGGCGGTGCCGATGATCGTCGGCTCGGGCGTCGGCTCGGAGCTGCGCCAGCCGCTCGGCATCGTCATCGCCGGCGGCCTGATCGTCAGCCAGATGCTGACGCTGTTCACGACCCCGGTGATCTACCTCGCCTTCGACCGGCTGGAGCGGCGCCTCACCCGGCGGCGGGAGCATGACGGGCTGGCGCCGGGTGGGTCGGTGCCTTGA